TCCATAGTCTGTTGAATTCTTAGCAACCTAATTAAATAGATTAAGTAAATGGTAACACAAAAGTGTCTCTTACCTTACTTTAATTTACCCCTTTTTCAGATGGAAATTTGAACGACAGTCAAATCACTTTCAAAGACATTGTAAGTAGTATATATGTTTAGTTAAGAGTAACGAGTATTATACCAGAGCATCAAATCATATTAAATTGTGATGTAGGTTATTTAAATCAtgtgcaaataaccttaaaatacaAACCTTttagataaaaattatataacattagatattaattaCTATAAAGTAGGATAtaaaattattattcaaatctcgtagtagacaacttatttattttaattgtagcaacctaaccccttgattttagtacttgcatTTCGTTTCGGTGTCAATATTAACAAATACTAAATACGTCATGTTGTGATCTGTCGTGTTTGAGCATAttatatcatattattttaacaaaattcttactatCACTTTGTTTTTGACTGAAAGTTAAATATGTCTTATTCATGACATCATTTTTACgtaaattcttttttatttttgttcttttcttgaagttattgtattatttaatattgttatactgtcatataattttttattagcttAATAATTAAAGTAATATCttgcttattatccttttaatagtctttaataaatataaatattttattcttgaaatttggtatatttttatgcttGTACCCTATTATTCAGaattttttaatcatttaaatttattagtaatattttaaatgtaatataattatttaatttatttattttttaattaattaaagtataaatatcctcacacaacctttattttttatacacctcttccctactataaattttaattagcttttatattaatattttacctatagccaaaataatatcatattttttttaaaaaaaaaattaaattagtctaaaatattaatgcATAAGTTAATTGCTTATTACGTTCCAAatatattgagttctcttataattgtTTTTGAATTAAATGCAGTTaaattttcattctttttttgctttaagatacaaatttaatttttaattatcattagtaaaattacctatattagaaattaattttatatttttaaaattttattttaatcatagaTTTTTTTCCTTagttgtttgaacacattatatctaaatattgaagtaatatttttgttgttttatttctttgcatgatattttcaaaaataaaaaaattatgaaataaaaaaaaatctcctCTCAAATTCATATAATTCTAATCATTCTATGTTGTAAATTGGACcgcaatttcaaaatattatcctatgctttcaaacttaaactaactgcaCCCAATTCAGATacatagaaaatattttcttaattgtttgaacacactatatctaaatgttgtagtattttcaatgtcattttatttcgttacataatttttttttcttttttagttttaagatacacattttaattttaattttcattagtacctatattatgtatttttaaatttttatttatttatttacttttcataaataagacttcaatttcgtggTATTCTCCATAATTTGAGCATTCTCATTatagttttaagaactttctaatctcaaattcaaatagtctttccctttcatttctaatagtaaatttttaataatttaacataattttgcaattttttaatctaatatatagttTTATGTGGCTTTTAATTAActtgtaactttatttaatatcattatcacTACTATTCtttatataatatagataaatatataatttttatctaaTATAGTAATATGAGCACTTTAgatgtcgtaattctctctcgagcaataATTTACTAAACATGTTCTCTCGAACTAAGATAGTTGGCTgtatctaaccgctcattatgaccacgtcaaagctttgttatttctaaacctgcctttaaactcactgtattgatttctcacatacgttaggaatgacgttgttcaacaactacctaaatatgtactctctctcgagcactacacactaaataggcacagtcaattgatggccattcaatcaacaacaacaaacacgtagttgaacaagtagagaaatccaacggctcaattatcataacaagaatttatcctacaaaaggttctatcaaaaccctagataacgaACTAGCTATTCATAAtggtatgtaaaactacaatactaaaagtcataaccaacaatgaaaaaataggaagaggaaggaaaaactcgtagaagaattctccgccttgctcctattgtgtttctgcctccttaggtcgtatctgtgtcaaaaattggtctcctccccctcaaaataccatttttcatgcatatataccaagtaggatcGGGCCCAAACTATTATACCTTCTCCAACGCGAAAAGGACAAGTTTCCAGGCTTGGACGCCCGCGGCCGCGGCCCGAGTGCGGTACGGGCGCGGTATTTGGCAAGTCTACTGCCTCAGCCCGCCTCAAGTCCGTGGTCGCGGTTGCGACCGCGTTTTTCACCCTGTTCTATTTGGAATTTGAAAacatgtaaaacatgaaagttgtatccctttgagttagctttccaaccatatattgtggaacTCAAATAGAGCTCTGAGTAAAACATTATGTGTAtattactagacagtgcgcaatatgcttactcgattctttgttttgttgctctatcatcgttgatccccgaatacgatcccgaTTTAATTCCTTGAgatttactcagacttcaaagctccaaatcacttgaattcattccataacatctacatagctcggagccactcctacaaggcataaaacatacaattagtgcaagacactagcgattaaagttcaaactcaattaaagtgcagtaaatttgagagtaataagcgactaaaatacgtaattatagcttATCATCAATTATGTTTTAAAAGTATCAAGTGACATTTTCTCAATACACCACTTAACTTAACCACGTGTTTCACTaccctccttttaatataatatagaagattATCCTTTGTCCATAGCCGCTTTCCAAGAAAGTTGCAATTAGattgaataatatatatatatatatatataacaaaaaaaaattacagtCAAATATAACTAAAAAAAGAGTTTCAGCCAAATATCAATTCATATATATGTTTATGTCATGTGCGTGTtataactcaaaaaaaaaaaaaaaaaaaaatttgctcGCGAGTTTCAGCCAAAAACCAATTTGCCGATTCATACTACAAAAGTATTTATTTTACTAATTCTTAGGAAGATTTTCATGAACTCCATTTTCTCTTTAATTACCGAGAATAGTTTATTAATATGAATATATGATACTTCAAGCGAGTTTATATATATAAGGTTAAAAATAGAGGTCTCTTTTAAGAATTTCAAAATTATATATAATAAAGAAAATTAGAAGCAAAAGTGGAGCAGGACGAATATTTTGAGAGTAGTCTTGTCACAATTTCCAAACCTTATGGTTAGCCGGTTATTTTTTGCTTTAAAATATGCTAAAATATGATCTATTCGTTTCATTCCCAAAAATTGATGAGAAGGAAAAGTATTTCTTCGTCTTCATTTTATAAGCAGTCTTTAAAAAATAATACGTATATTTATTCCTTCAGTCCCAGGTTAAGCTTGtagaatttatctcggcatgGCTTTCCTCGATCACGGATCTCGAGAGTTGAACGATAATTCCTGAGCTGATCTCGTCTTCCTCGACCgatgaccccaaatttgcaagtgcatcggcctcactattatgttctcgaggtacatgctGTAAAGTCCATTCCTTGAAACGGTGCAAAGTTACTTGCAGcctgtccaaatacctttgcattatatcctctcgaacttcgaaGGTTTTGTTTACTTGATTCACCACCAGTAAAGAATCACACTTGACTTCAATGACTTCTGCTtccaagcttttagctagctcgagacctgcaatcatgaccTCCTCGTACTCGGCCTTattgttagtcaacctagaagttttgatagatttcCTAATAGTGCTACCCGTGGGCGGCTTCAAAACAATGCCTAGCCCGGACACCTTCACATTCAACGCTTcgtctgtgaaaagggtccatactcCCGATGATGTGCCTAATTTTAACAAGAGTTCTTTTTCAacttcgggtacgagggttggcgtgaaatcggccacgaagtctgccaaaatttgagatttgatgaccgttcggggttgatactcgatatcctACTCGCTGAGTTCGACGGCTCATTTGTCCAATCGGCCCGATAGTTCGGGCTTGTGCAAAATATTACAAAGTGGGTAAGTGGTTAACATGCgaatggggtgacattgaaaatatggttttagctTTCTAGAGGCGCTTATCAGTGCAAGTGccaatttctctaagtgtggatatctagtttCTTCTTCTCCTAaggttcgacttacataataaacgggaaattgtgtaccttgctcttcttgaactaggacaccacttaccgtGATGTCTGATACTACCAAGTACAAGTAAAGTTACTCATCTGCCTTTGGAGTGTGAAGCAGTGGTGGGCTCGATAGGTATCGCTTTAATTCCCCTAATGCatgttggcattccggggtctAGGTGAAatcgttcttctttttgagtagaGAGAAAAATATGTGGCTTCCATCCGACGACCTCCAGATGAATCGACCTAAAGCAGTTATCTGTCCAGTCAGCCTTTGCACGGCTTTTACACTGTCCACGACACTGATGTCtttgatggccttgattttatcggggttgaccTTGATCCCCCGATTCGACACCATGACGCCCAGGAATTTACCCGAACCGACCCCGGAAGCACATTTCTCGAGGGTGACCTTCATGTTATATTTCCTCAAAATCTCGAACGTTTCCCGCAAATGAGCCAAGCAGGGACTTGACTAGCATGTCAtcgatataaacttccattgacttgcctatttgttcttcgaacattttatttactaggcgttggtaagtagctcctgcattttttcGCCCGAAggacattacattataacaatatgcTCTATACTtccgggttcatttgaatttgatctTCCGGgtgataaatgaagtcttttcctgatcttccgggttcatttgaatttgatcgtacctggaataggcatcgagaaaggtaaggatcgcGTGGCCAGCCGTGGCGTCGATCATGCGATCAATATTAGGCAGTGAAAaagaatctttggggcatgccttgtttaaatctttataatatACACACATTCTaaatttgttcccttttttagggactacgactacattggctaaccattcgggatatttcaCCTCCCGACTGGACcatattttgagaagtttagttacctcgtcctttatgaatgtGTGCTTTACCTCGGACAGGGGTCTtctcttttgcttcaccggtttgaaccTAGGTTCCAGGCTTAGCCGATGCGTcgttatctccggtgggatccatgttatgtctaaatgggaccaagcaaaacaatctatgttatcaataagaaattgaataagctttTTCCTGAGTTCAGGAGTTAATcctgttcccaggtataccttttggTCGGGCAGGTACTCGATCAATATAACATATTCCATCACTTCGACCATTGATTTGGTGTCGTCGGAATCTTCGGGAACAATAAAAGTTCGAGGGGTTAGAAaatccttcttttcttcttctatctCATGCTTCCCCGATTCGGTCGAGGCTGGTgactgtgattgctatttggcttcaTGTTTACCTTTGATACTCAACCTTTCCGAGGTTGATAATGTCGATACCGGTGTTACCTCGTCTaccgcaaacatttcctttgcagcATGCTGCTCCCCGTATATTATTTTTACATCGTCCAACATCGGGCATGATTTGATCTTATAGGCCGAGCTGCTACATGATCTCGATCGGATGATATTTGTctagctacctggatccactaaaacacgcttaacttgaactttatttaataagatagaAATTACCAGAGTGTCATTGTGGGCCTGAGAAATGCCTTCTGCTTTCGTCATTGAATGATAAGGAGCCTTCGGGCATATAATCTAGGGTTCGTTTTTCCCTAGTGATTGATACCTTAGTGCGTTTGAATATGGgtcctgtgggattcgaccccaccgacgatcatatgaatgacatgttgGGGTTCCTCCTGTTCATTTTTCATGTTGGCGTCCCTTTctctgaaatgattcttggctcgatcactgaggaactctcgaaggtggccctcattGAATAGACGGGCTACCTCCTCTCTTAATTGCatgcaatcttcggtcctgtgaCCATGcatgccatgatacttgcacgtCAAATTTGGGTTTCTTTGGGAAGGATCGGTCTGTATGGGTCTGGTCCACCTAGTATTTTTAATCCTTTCGATTGCCAATACAATGCCCGATGTGTCGATGATAAAGTTATATTTTGATAACTGAAGTGCCTCTGTGGTATTGGCATGCTTATCAAAACCACTTTTGCTCATAAGTGCCCTAGAATTCTGTCCTCGATCACTTCTTCGATCATTCCGAGCGGAATTGCGTCCTGAACCATTGTTCCTTCGATCTGCGGTATATGGTTGATATCATTCTTTGTTCGATCCTGGCTCCCTGTCGACGTCCCTTTGGGTCTTAACTACTGACCTGTTTGGATGTACTGAACCGGAAGGGGCTCctaattggtcgtcctcgaccttgATCTTCGATGGATATCGATTGTGCACATCTGCCCAAGTTatagctggatactcgatcaaattttgTTTCAACTGACGTGATGCTATCGAAATCCGCTCGTTCAACCCTTGGGTGAAAGGTTGAACGGCCCAACAACTGTGACTGGTGGCAACTCCATACGTTCTATTTGAAATCGGGATACGAACTCCCTCAGCATTTCATTATCCATTtgtcttaccttgaaaaggtccgatTTTCTTGATGCGACCTTTATGGCCCCATCGTGTGCTTTTACGAAAGAATCTGctaacatggcaaatgagtcgatggaatttggcggcaggttgtgataccaaattATTGCCCCTTTTGAAAGGGTCTCTCCGAACTTTTTCAACAGCACAgattcgatctcatcatcttctaaaTTGTTACCCTTGATGGCGCATGTATATGAAGTAACATGCTCGTTGGGATCGGTGGTCCCATTATATTTGGGTAGGTCTGGTATACGAAACTTCTTCGAAataggcttcggagccgcacttttGAGGAAACGGCTTTTGTACGAACCTCTTCGAATCCATCCCTTTCAAGattggaggtgcccccggtatctGATCAACTCGAGAGTTGTATGTATCCATTTTTTATCATTAGCATCGATTTTTTTCTCTCCTGACTCTATTCTCTTGGTGAgatcctcgagcattttcattacTGCAGGATCGGTCCCCGATCCGTTACCATTCGACCTCTCCAACATTGGCTCGGTACAACGAGTGATTTCCGGCTCAACCCCACTCGGAGTTCTATAATGATTTTGAAGCTGAGCGATAGCGGCCTGCTGATCCtatagcatctcgaatatcacctgGAGACTAACTCCTCCATCTCATCTGCCCTGTGTACCTTGGCCACCAGATCGGACTTCCCTGCGTGCATTCCCTACGGGGTCCGCGCCATGGTCTGTATTTAAAACAACGTGCGAACTGATATTGATCGGATCAGCAACTGGTGCTTCCTCGAGATTAACCGGTGGCACCTCGACTCCTGGAGCAATTATATTATCGTTCTCCCCATGAAACCCGAGACCATTATCACCATGTGCTAGTGcattttgtgagtttgacatgtttgaacctgAAAGCAAAAATACTTGACAAGAACAAGCGTGAAATGATGTGTGTTATTAGAATCAGCAccaaacaatcactattatccttagccccatgatgggcgccaaactgtttacccttaaattcggataacaattaaacttatattgtagttttaaggatatgtgatttcgtCCAATACCAATCGATAagcaagaaaataaataagtaaatTAGAGAAAAAAATTAATCAAACCAGTGTGTTAGCCAAGTCTCAATCTCGACTTGGGATAGCCTCGAGGTGGGAAGGCAAAGTAAAGTAACTATGATGAACAGTAAGTGAAATAGCAGGAAAGTAATGAATGCATGTATTCTTAACAGTGAACAATGATCCTTACAAATGAAATGGATccctctttatataatagaggagtcctaaataaggtacatttctaattatagtaggaaatcATATCAACATCTAATTAAACGCTGCAGATCGATCCGTTCATAGATTCACATCACGATTCTCGACCAGTCGCGCATATCTCGCCTTTTCCATTATTAAGTCATGCCGGTGTCCCTCGAATTCTGCCTCTTTCTGTCCGCCATCGAGGTCGACCATGGGATGACTCGACGTTCTAGCTCTTTGACGTGACATTTCTATCTCGACCAAAGAATGAAATCGGGTAGCCCCGATTTccgccatatatatatatatatatatatatatatatatagtttatgtCATGTGCGTGTtataactcaaaaaaaaaaattgctcgCGAGTTTCAGCCAAAAACCAATTTGCCGATTCATATTACAAAAGTACTTATTTTACTAATTCTTAGGAAGATTTTCATGAACTCTATTTTCTCTTTGATTACCGAGAATAGTTTATTTCTGAATATGAAGATATATCATACTTCATTCAAGCGAGTTTATATAAGGTTAAAAATAGAGGTCTCTTTTAAGAATTTCAAAATTATAATAAAGAAAATTAGATGCAAAAGTGGAGCAGGACGAATATTTTGAGAGTAGTCTTGTCACAATTTCCAAACCTTGTGGTTAGCCGGTTATTTTTTGCTTTAAAATATGCTAAAATATGATCTATTCGTTTCATTCTCAAAAAATGATGAGGAAAAGTATTTCTTCGTCTTCATTTTATTCGCAATCTTTAAAAAAAGTatcttttaatatatataaaaaatcaatTTTAGATCTTTTGTTTTCTTTGCTAATATGTTCTTATAGCAACAAAAATATTATACATATTTAAATCATATAAATTCTAATACTAATACTTTTTATATGTGTCAAAAGTTTATTGTCAAATCAAACAACACaacaacttgaaaaatacaatTAATAGATTGAGGAAAAACTCCACTAAACCAACATGGTACAGTCACGTGTTTGACTTCACAAATGAAGTCATCCTAttattcttttttccttttctttctatCCTAACCCTTCTAAAATGAAGAGGAAGTCAATGTTCTTTTATAAGTTAATTACATCCAATTAATTTGTTCCCAACCATTGAGATTTTCAAAATCACTTTCCACTATGTTGTAGGACTTGCTCTCATTTTTGACAGAAATTGCTGAACTAATATTATCTCTATCACCTGCTAATTCTTGAATTTTAACTGCTGCTGTATCTCTCGTCACTGTTGCCACTGGTCGTCGATCAAATGCTCGAAAACTTCCTGATATGACGTAAACTCGACATAAACTCATTTCATGCCTTAACTGCAATCAAATGAATTGCAAATATATATGTCCAATTAGACAAAGCCAAGAATGTTAAGAAGAAATATAATCTCAATCGATCTATACTATTTTATTTGATTGAGATGAACTTAAATAGAGCGACTTAAATAGTAATGGTTCATATAGTCGACTACACGTATTTGTGAATTGAGACACAGCAGCAGAGTAGCTTAGCGGGgggtttggacataagaattactTACTATAAAATTtcgggaaaaaataaaaaatattaagtgaaaatagtatttgaaaattaaaattgtgttgaaaaatagctttttgatattttttcagatttccgaaaaaatgcagaaatttatCTTCAAATGAATTTGAAATTTTTATagacaaaattttgaaaaaagtaattttttttggaaaaagtgaaaaaattctTACAGCCAAACGGGCCCTTAATTGGTACACTCGTTGTACGGAGGCTTTACTTTAATAAAGTACTTTTCCCCTTTTTACTTTAAGTTCACCTAATTACTCACACAACATATAGAATAAGACACGCCGATTTATAACTTTTTTTTGTGACACCAGAAGAACATGCAAAAAAAATATGAGCCTTGAAAACCAAAAAATATTTAGCTGAatagagaaaaaaagaaggaaaagataaTTATTAATTACTCTGCATATGTTAATTTTGAAATATTAATTGGATAATTACCTTAGGAATAGAAAAACTTGAAGAGGTGGAAGTTTCTTGTTCAATAGCTCTGTACTCATTCATCTTCCACTTAGTTTTTCTCCCAGTAGGAGCTTTCCCTTTATAAAATACCATACTTTTCTTCACCCCAATTACTTTACTCTCTGAAGAGTAAACATAAGTAGGAGAACCAGTAGCTTTCCAATAACCAGAAGTAGTAGTCCTACAAGGTCTCCCTCCTCTAGCTTCTCTTTCTTGCctcggcacaaagaaaaaccattGCTCTGTATCCCCCATGCATAACTCCCCCGGCAAATCTGCATACAAAATTACGAAATTGTAAgttttatgtataaaatatttagGTTATCTATAATGAACTAGTTACCAGTAAATTAATGATCTCTATTATAATCATACTTGGATTAATCAGAAGGAGAATTGAATCCCTCCGTTGGAAATTTATACTacgtaaataaggtaaaaataattttttttatacatATATAAAATCTTGAATTCCCTTAATGTAAGAAAAATATATGTTCAAATCCTAGGTATGGATTTTTTTTGAGCTCTCTTGTCAGAATTTCTGGCTTTGTCGCTGTTATTGACCAGATAAAAATGATAACTAACCTGATATAACATATTAGATCACTATGCTAATACTGATATTATTTGTGTATATAACTTATAACCCTGAAAAATACGACAACAGCAACAACCCAATTGAATTCTATAGGTGGAGTCTAAGGAGGTGCAAATCTTATCCCTACCTAGGAAGATACAATCAGCtcaagaaagagaaaagaaacgGCGAAAACAAGTAAATAACCCTGAAATATGGCTTCTTAAAATGATTAAGAAGaagacaaagaaatgaaaaagaaaaaagaagataaatgaaAGAAGAGTTGTGTACTTGGTAGATGCCAAGGGTCAAGATTATAAATGGTGACAACTGGGATTACTCTATCAAGCTCTGGCCTCTTTCCTTCTAACTTGTTGAGCAAATAGAAAGATATTAACTCTTCTTCAGTTGGATAGAATCGAAAACCTGGTGAAATTTCCACCATTGTTGTCTTCTAATTctacttctttctctttttccttttgttaTATATTTATAGGGTTGTCAGCAGAAAATGGGACAAGGAAGTTACCGTGTAAAAGGAGAAAATTTGTAAAGTTATTTAGTGGAATGTGATTTGCTTTTAAGTTTCCACACGGTTTTAGTTGTCCTAATGCAATATATTTATGTCTATTTGTGTACCTTTTGTCCCTTTaaatatcatttattttttattttgaatcagtcagccctttctttttcttttttccagtGTGGTCGCAACCAGGTCCTTTTGTTACGTCAAGTAAAGGTAATCTAAAATGAAAATATGGGCTTCGTGGTGTTTTTGTCATTTGCAACCTATGAAATAAtgacttgctttctgcactagaGACTATACACTACTTTCTCCATTTACGTTTGTgtgatattattttttattattttattaaaaataatcataatttaaaattggttaattttaaattttttattttactattaatGAAAGGGGTTTTGACACAGTTACccataaaaataaaactatttaccCTTGTCTACCCATTTATTTTTCTATCCATAAACTAATTTCATTTCCTACCCATAATAGTTTTTGTggggaattttttctttattctccaattcttttttatttctatgcttcttttcttcttttatttctttttttttcttttctccttttctttttctcgttttcttcttattttttttcttttttccttttcagatTTCATTTaactttttttatattctttttctctgcataatctaattttatttaccgttttcactatttt
The Nicotiana sylvestris chromosome 11, ASM39365v2, whole genome shotgun sequence DNA segment above includes these coding regions:
- the LOC104212024 gene encoding NAC domain-containing protein 90, whose amino-acid sequence is MVEISPGFRFYPTEEELISFYLLNKLEGKRPELDRVIPVVTIYNLDPWHLPNLPGELCMGDTEQWFFFVPRQEREARGGRPCRTTTSGYWKATGSPTYVYSSESKVIGVKKSMVFYKGKAPTGRKTKWKMNEYRAIEQETSTSSSFSIPKLRHEMSLCRVYVISGSFRAFDRRPVATVTRDTAAVKIQELAGDRDNISSAISVKNESKSYNIVESDFENLNGWEQINWM